CCCGGCGCCAGATGGCAATCACGAACCAGACGACGCCCGCCAGGTGCGCCAGCGCCGAAAGAATCAGGAGAAAGCGCGCGGGCTGCGCCCCCGTCCGCCAGAACCACGGCTCGCCCAGGATGCGGAGCGCCAGCCCGCCCGTTATGAGATAGTAGACCGCGTAGACCGAGGGCAGGTGGTAGCGTCCCTTCGTCTCGGGATGGGCGCCCCGCTGGAGGGGGAACATCCACAAGGCGACCCCCATCACCATCATCGCGAGCCAGCCCACGAAGCCCAGGTGGGCGTGGAGGAGGAGCAGGTCGCGCGGCATCCGCGCCCCCCACAGCGCGTTCACCAGCATGAAGCCGGCGCCCGAGACGAACGTTACGATAAAGAAAAAGAGGCTGGTCTTCACATAGAGGCGAATCACCTTCGGCACCGGGCACCTCCCGTGGCGTGAAAGAGGAGATCGATCACTTGCAGGGTACACCCCCCCGCGGCGGATGGCATGAGCGGCTCCTGGCCCGGAATGAAGTGCGCAAATGGGCCCGCCTCATCGTCTGCGTCGCCTTTCACGTCATCAGCCTGGGCCTCGCCGCCGCCATCATGACCGACATCTTCGGCGCGGCGCGCCCGGGCCGCTATCTCCTCATCCCGGGCGTGCTCATCGCGCTCATCATCGGCCTCTTCTACACCGCAGACCTTCCCGGGAACCGCATCGCCGGGGCCGGGAATCTCGCCGGCGGCCTGAGCGCCGTCAATCTCTGGGTGGACATCTCCTACCGGGCCGGGGCAAGCGGCGCGCTCGCCTATCTCGCCCGCTGGGAGGTCTGGCTCGCCTACCTCCTCAACGCCGCCCTCATCCTCGCCGCCGGATGGTGGATGGAAAAGCGCCGGGCCTAGCCCGCCGCCGGCTCGGTCTTCGCCGCCGCGTGAAGCTCTTCTTGGCCGTGTGAAGCTCTTTCTGGAAAACCCGGTTTTTCAACTCATCGAGCGAGAGGGCGTGAAAGACGCGGTGGCCGTTGTCGTCGAGGGAGCGGCGCTCGTCTCGTGAAAGCCCCCGCCCCGCGAAAAGCCCGCCCCGCGAAAGGAGGGAGCCGCGCGGAGACAGGAATCCCGGGGCGAACCCGAGGCCACCACTCCTCTTTCGAGAACCCCGCACGGGTCCCGAATTATCCCTTGAGGAGCCCCGCACGACCCCCAATGCGCTCGATAATCGTTCCGCATTATGGCAGATTTCCTCCACCGGACAAAAAGCGCGAAAGAGGGGGAAGAACGGGGAGAAAAATGAGATGCGCAAGGTGTTGACGAAGTGGAAAACCGGACTTGTGAAGGTGGCGCCCGGCTGCTGGGCCTACATCCAGGGGGGCGGCCTCAACGTCTCGAACGCGGGCCTCATCGCCGGCGCTGACGCCGCCCTCGCCGTGGACGCCCTCTACGTGCGCCCGATGACCCAGGCCTTCCGCCGGGCGATCGCGAAGGCGGTGAAAAAGCCCCTCCGCCACATCGTCTGCACCCACCACCACGCCGATCACACCCTCGGCCTCGCCTGGTTCCCGAAGGAGATTCCCGTCATCGCCTCAGAGACCATGCGGGCGCACATGATCGCCTCGGGCCTCGACCTCGCCCATTTCCGCAAGGTGAATCCCGAGTTCGCGAAAGAGCTTCGCGGCCTGAAGCAGCGCTTCCCCGATACCACCTACGAGAAGGCCATGACCCTTCACCTCGGCGGGCGCGCCGTCCAGCTGCGCCACCCCGGCCACGCGCATTCGCCGGGCGACACCATCCTCTACGTGCCGGACGCGCAGGTGCTCTACACCGGAGACATCTGCTTCAACTTCGTCACCCCCGCCACGTTCAACGCCGACATCGGCGGCTGGATCCGGATCGCCCGCGATCTCCTCAAGCTCAAGATCCGCCACATCATCCCCGGCCACGGCCCGGTGACCGACCGGCGCGGCTTGGAGGAAACTTTGGGCTATCTGGAAAAAATCCGCCGCGAGGCCCGAAAGCGCTTTCAGGCCGGGATGCCTGCCCGCCGCGCCGCGAAGGAAATCCCCCTCGGCGGCTATGCCGATTGGATGAAGCCCGACCGCGTCGAGCAGGCGGTTCTGAAACTCTACAACGAGTTCAGGGGAAAGGCCGGGGAAACGATTTCGTTGGATCAAGCGAGAGGGGGGTAGGGGGGATTTTTTATCTTCGACTCCACAAAGAACCGAAGTTGTAAAATTGATAGGGGTCTAAATAATGGCCATAAAGATAAATTTTCAAAGAATCTAAAATGTTCTTGGTGATTAGAATAATAAATTCTACCGGGTAAACAAGTTCCCATGTTGTAGGTCCACCAATTACTGTATGCATATGGTAATGAGGATTTGGATTGCCAAAAACAGGGATGCTTTGCCCTGGTTCTCTGAATTCGTGAACTATGTGGTTGCGATACAGGTAGAAGAGATTTGATTGAGAATTATTTAAGATACATTTTTCCTCTTGAGTAGTTGTAGCGCTTGAAACAATTCCGGTTAGCCAGGGGTCAACAACATCTATTCCATAAATTCTTCCAGATGACCAGCTGCCAATTCTTCTAGCAACCTCGCTTTCAAGGCTACCTCCTAAGGTGGCGGGTTCGTTTCTTAGGTTAAGAAGTAATTGGGGGAGACAAATCCTTGTAGCATTTTTCCATTGCCCACAGGTTTCAATGATTTTAGTGAAACGATACCGGTTATTTCTATTTGGAAATCTAGGAATAGATAATGTGTCAATAATGGTGACAATTAAGATTTTTTTGTAAAGAGGATCAATGCCGAGGGAAGAGATTTCGTCGATTTTTTCTTTGAAAAAATCACAGTAGTTATCTATTTGAGCGTAAGACATAGTAGTTGAAATCCATCAGTTTTATGGTCGAAGAATTAAAGTTGCTTTTACTTCTCCCTCATAACACAAAACCCCTGGCTTTCCACACGAAACGCGTTGTTGAATTTCGAGCGGAAATTCTCGAGGGCGACAACGCCGGCGAGCTCGACGAGTTCTTCGTGGCTGAAGTGCTTCGCGGCGCGCGCGAATGTGGCGTCGTCGAGGTCGGCGTCGGTGCGGGTCATGCGGTCGGCGAAGGCGAGGGCGGCGCGCTCTTTCTCATCGAAGAGGGGGCTGGTCTCGTAGTCCGCGAGCGCCTCGAATTTCTCCATCGCGATGCCCTCTTTCATCCCACGGGATGAATTGATGTCAATTCAGAAGGGACATCCGTTGAAAGTGGCGACCCTTGTGCAGAGCATCGCCTTGAGGCCATCGGGGAGAAGGCCCGAGTCGTTCACGCCGTCGCTCAGGGCGGCGTAGCCGAGCATGATCGAGGGCCGGTAGCCGTAGATTTTTTGGGGGTTGAGGATGAAGCCGTAGGTTTCTTTTTGCTTCTCGAAAAACTCCTGCACTTCAATTTCGTTGCCGTCGTCGGGGAGTTCGGGGATGCGGGGCATTTCGGTCTCCTTTTTCTAGAGCCAGCTGTCTAGAGCCAGCGGCGGACCCGCCGGGCGTATTCCAGGTAGAGATCGCCGAACTGCGCTTCCAGCTCTTTTTCCTCGCGGGGGACCTGATAGAGGTTCAGCGCGAGGGCGAAGCCGATCGGCGCGGTGAAGGCGGGGAGGGAGCCCAGCGCGAGGGCGCCCCCCATGAGCAAAAGAACCATCCCAAGATACATCGGGTTGCGGCTGAAGCGGTAGAGGCCTCGCTCGACGATGCAGGCGGGGGTCTTCTCGGGCTTGAGCGGGGTGCCCGCGCGGGTGAACTGGATCGCGGCGATGATGAGGAGGGCGAGGCCCGCCGCGATGAAGAGCGCGGCGGCGATCAGCAGCCCGGGCGGGGCGAAGGTCCAGCCCCTGAGGCGGAGGTGAAAGAGAATGCCGAGGAGAAGAAAAAAGAGCGCCTGAAGGGGCGGGCGGTTTCTAATCGTTTCCTTCATCGGCCCCCCGCCCCCGCGCCACGAGGTCCACCCCGTCGGTCGAGATGATCTCGCAGGGGAGGATATCGCCGGGCGCGGCTTCCGTTTCATCGAGAAAGACCTCCCCGTCCACCTCGGGGGCCTGGTGGCGCGTCCTCCCGTGGAGCAGGCCCTCCGCCGTCACCCCGAGGGTGAGTACGTCCAGCGTTCTGCCGATGAGGGCTTCGCTTTCTTCTTTCTGAATCTCTGTCTGCACCGCCTGAAGCGCGCGGAGCCGCCCGCGGCGCACCGCGATCGGCACCTGATCGGGCAGCCGCGCCGCGATGGAGCCCTCCTCCGGGGAGAAGACGAAGCCGCCCAGTCTCGCGAAGCGCACCTCGCGCACGAAATCGAGGAGGAGCTCGAAGTCTTCATCCGTTTCGCCGGGGAAGCCGACGAGCATGGTGGTGCGAAGGGCCACGCCGGGGATTTCTTTTTTGATGCGCGCGATGAGATCGCGGGTTTCTTTCTCGTCAATTCCGCGGCGCATGGCGGCGAGGACGTTCGTCGAAATGTGCTGGAGGGGCATGTCCACGTACTCGCAGACCTTCGGCAGCTCGCGGAAGGCGTCGAGAAGCTCGTCCGTCACCCCGCGCGGGTAGTTGTAGAGGACACGGATCCAGGAGAGGTCTTCCACATCGTTCAGCCGCCCGAGCAGCCCCGCGAGGGAGAAGCCCATCCCCCGGTCGGTGCCGTAGCTGGTGATCTCCTGGGCGAGGAGGTTGACCTCCTTCACTCCCGCCGCGGCGAGCGCCTCGGCTTCCTCGATGACGATATCGACGGGCCGGGAGCGGAACCTTCCCCGGAACCTCGGGATGACGCAGAAGGTGCAGGGCCGGGAGCAGCCCTCGGCGACTTTGAGGTAGGCCGAGGGGCCCGGCTCCGCGAGCAGGCGGGGGAGCCTTCTGCCGTAGTCCATGAGGGTGTCGGAGAAAGCCTCCCGCGCGGGGAGGGCGCCCTCCGCGCGTGCGGCGAGAAGCTCGGGCAGGCGGTCGTATTCTCTTGTGCCGATGAAGAGGTCCACCTCGGGGAGGCCCTGGGCGAGCTCGCCGCGGTAGCGCTCCGCGAGGCAGCCCGCGACGACGAGGGTCTGGAGATTGCCGCTCTCCTTGAGCTGGGCGATCTCCAGAATGGTGTCAATGGATTCGCGCTTGGCGTCCTCGATGAAGCCGCAGGTGTTGACGATGGCGACCTGGGCTTCCCCGGCGTCCCCCGTGAGGCGGTAGCCGGCGTCCGCGAGGGCGGCGAGCATGATCTCGCTGTCCACGGTGTTCTTGGCGCAGCCGAGGGAGATGAGGGCAGCGGCGGGAGCATCCGCGGGAAGCGCGGGCGCCGCGCGGCGGATGATCTCGCTCTTGTCCTGAATCTGGAGAAGATCGCTCACGGCGCCTCCCCCAGGGGAGCCGAGGCGCGGGGGTCGAGGTGCCATTCTTCCTTCGGCCGGTTGAAGTAGCGAAGCGCCACGCCCGGAAGCTCCTCGCGGAGGATTTCCATGAGACGGACGATGCCCATGGCCTCTCCCTTGTCCTCGGCATCGCCGAGGGTGTGGAGGTAGAGCGCCGGGTCGATGCAGAGGTTTTTCATCTGGAGGACGTGGAGGCCGGTTCTTTCGCAGAAAGCGAGCAGGGCCTCGGCCTCGGCCTCCCGGTCCGTCACGCCGGGGAAGACGAGATAGTTGAGCTGGGTGTAGAGGCCCGCGTCCACTGCGGCGCGGGCGCACGCCTCGACCTCGGCCAGGCCGTAGTCCTCGGGCCGGTAGTAGGCCCGGTGCCATTCGGGGAGCGCGCTGTTCGTGCTGATGCGGATGCTCTCGAGGCCCGCCGCCGCGAGCTTCGGAATGGTCTCGGGCAGGCTCCCGTTCGTGTTGAGGTGGAGGGTGCCGCGCCCTGTTTTCTCGCGAATCAGCCGGCAGGCGCGCTCGATGACGCCCGCCTGAAGGAGGGGCTCGCCCTCGCAGCCCTGGCCGAAGCTGGCGAGGGCCTTTTCGGCGCCCTCGAGGTGGGGCGCCGCGATCTGGGCGATCTCCTCGGGGGAGGGGGCGAAGGGAATCCGCGGGTGGCTGGCCGGGAAAAGGCCGTCCGGCTGGAGGGAGATGCAGCCCCGGCAGTCGGCGTTGCAGAGTGGGGCGATGGGGATGCCCATCTCCCATCTTTCCTGGAAAAAGTTTTTTGCCGCGAAGCAATGCGACTCGGTGGCGCAGTACTCAAGATGGGGGACAAGCCTGTTTTTGGGGTGCCTTCCCTTCATCTCGGCGATGCGCTCCGGGAGCCCCCGGTCGTCGAACTGCTCGGGGCGCCATCTGGGCAGATCGTCCACCTCGACGGCGGCGCATACGAATTTTCCGCTGTCCGGATCGAAGCCGAGCGCGGTATACGCCCAGAGAGGAAGGGGGGGCGCGGTCTCGTTCCTTTCCGCGAAGGGGAGGAGCGTGCGGGTATAGCCGGGAGCCGGAAAGACGCAGGCCGCCTGCAGGGGAATGGCGCCCTGGCCCCAGTCGGCTTCCTCGACGGTGATGAGCTCGTCCGCCTCCGGGTCGCCGCCCACGGGAAAGCTGTCGGGGATGGTGAAGAACTTGCTCCCCTCGGGAAGGGGGGAGAGCTCTTCGGGGCCGGGGGCGACGACTTCTGACCCGAGGGCGCCCACCATTTCCAGGTCCGGGTGCTCGAAAATGTTGCCTTCCGGATCGGCGGCCACCATCAAGGGGGGCATGGGATGTGTCCTCGGCCGCTAGCGGGGAGCGATGTAGCCGCGGTAGCGCGGCGTGTTGTGGGCCTGGCGAAGCAGCACGAAGGTGTTGCGCACTTTGTCGAGATGGCGCTGGATGTCCAACCCCTGTTGCGCGGGGATGCGCTTCTCCTCGAGCTGGCGGCCGGCGACGGCGAGGCCATCCTGCGCGTCCCGGAGGATGCGCTTTTCATCCGGCTCCAGCGGTACCCCGCGCTCGCGGATGTAGGTGGTGAGTTCCGCCATGTGCCCGGACAATTCGCGGTGCTCGCGGAGGAGCTGATGGCGGTTACGGTCGAGAAGGAGCCGGCCGACCAGATTTTCGCTCAACTGGCCCGCCCCCCGGCCGATGGCGCCGATGCCCTGGGCGCCCTTTTCGACCGCCCGGGCGGGAAGCGTCACGGTTTCCTCCGCCGCCTGGCGGGAGGAAGTGGAACAGCCGGCCAGGGCGAGGGCGAATCCGGCGGAAAGGAAGGCCCGCTGGATGACTGAGGGCGGAAACATGGGGGGTCTCCCGGAAAATCTGCTGCCCCTAGGGGCGGCAGATCTCACACAAATTCAAAAATGTAGGTCAAAATGTAGGGAAGCAGCTCCTCTCCCTGTACCCTATCAAATCCGCAACAGCCCGGCCAGCAGACGCGGCTCCTTCCCGGCCGTCTCTGGACTCTTGCGCCCTGAAACGTATACTTCATTCCTTCTCTCTTTCACAGCCGCAGGTCTGGAAATGGGAAAGCAAGGCGAGGTTTTCTGCCGCGATACACAAAGTTAAGGAGTGAGGCATTGACCCCTGATGTTTACCTCTCGCGCGTTTCCCTGGTGCGCTCGGAAACCGCGCGTCTCTTGAAAATCTGGCGGGGATTCGGCGAGGACGATTGGAAGACGCCCAGCTTTTGCCCCGGCTGGGATGCCGCGAATGTGGTGAGCCATGTGACGACGGGCGCTTCTTTTTATGCGAATTCGGTCAACCGCGCCCTCGATGGTCTGCCGCCCGAGCCGCTCTACGGGAAGGACGCCAAGGAGTTCCACGCCCTCCGCAGGCAAAAGGGCGAGGAACTGATGGCCCTGCCGCGCGGTGAGATGATGGACGCCTTTGATTCCTCGGCGGCGGAAGTACAGAAAGCCCTGGAGCGGATTCAGGCCGGGGACCTCGAAAAGCTGGGCTACCACCCCCGCGGCCTCGTCCGGCTGGACGCCTGGATCGGGCTGCGGCTGGTGGAGATGGTCGTTCACGACTGGGACATCCGCCGGGGGCGGGATTCAAGCGCCCGCGTCGAGACGCAGGGGGTCGAGGGGATGCTCGCCTTCATTCCTGCGAACCAGGCCCGTTTTTTCGGCTGGCGGGAGAAGCCTCCCTTCGAGGGGCGGTTCCTTTTCCGCTCGAAGTCGCCGGAGGCCGCCTGGTCGCTGCGTGTCTCCGGGGAGAAGGCGGAGGAGTCTCCCGATACCGCGGGTGCTTTCGACGCCGAGATCGGGGCGGACGGCGAGGCCCATTTGCTGCTGATCTTCGGGCGCGCCGAGCGCGAGGCGATGAAGAAGGCGGACAGGCTTCAAGTCAGCGGAAACGTTGACCTCGCCATGAAGCTTCTGGATGTGCTCTACACGAAATATTGAGTTGCGTAGGATGGGGGCAGGCTTTCGGAAAAGGAGCGGGCGATGCTCATCGCAAAAGTAGACGGCTATCACTTTCATCCCGGCCAGAAGGAGCGCATCCTCGCGCAAAGGCAGGGCGATTCCTCGAAGACC
Above is a genomic segment from bacterium containing:
- a CDS encoding MBL fold metallo-hydrolase, which codes for MRKVLTKWKTGLVKVAPGCWAYIQGGGLNVSNAGLIAGADAALAVDALYVRPMTQAFRRAIAKAVKKPLRHIVCTHHHADHTLGLAWFPKEIPVIASETMRAHMIASGLDLAHFRKVNPEFAKELRGLKQRFPDTTYEKAMTLHLGGRAVQLRHPGHAHSPGDTILYVPDAQVLYTGDICFNFVTPATFNADIGGWIRIARDLLKLKIRHIIPGHGPVTDRRGLEETLGYLEKIRREARKRFQAGMPARRAAKEIPLGGYADWMKPDRVEQAVLKLYNEFRGKAGETISLDQARGG
- a CDS encoding isoprenylcysteine carboxylmethyltransferase family protein, yielding MKETIRNRPPLQALFFLLLGILFHLRLRGWTFAPPGLLIAAALFIAAGLALLIIAAIQFTRAGTPLKPEKTPACIVERGLYRFSRNPMYLGMVLLLMGGALALGSLPAFTAPIGFALALNLYQVPREEKELEAQFGDLYLEYARRVRRWL
- the rimO gene encoding 30S ribosomal protein S12 methylthiotransferase RimO; translation: MSDLLQIQDKSEIIRRAAPALPADAPAAALISLGCAKNTVDSEIMLAALADAGYRLTGDAGEAQVAIVNTCGFIEDAKRESIDTILEIAQLKESGNLQTLVVAGCLAERYRGELAQGLPEVDLFIGTREYDRLPELLAARAEGALPAREAFSDTLMDYGRRLPRLLAEPGPSAYLKVAEGCSRPCTFCVIPRFRGRFRSRPVDIVIEEAEALAAAGVKEVNLLAQEITSYGTDRGMGFSLAGLLGRLNDVEDLSWIRVLYNYPRGVTDELLDAFRELPKVCEYVDMPLQHISTNVLAAMRRGIDEKETRDLIARIKKEIPGVALRTTMLVGFPGETDEDFELLLDFVREVRFARLGGFVFSPEEGSIAARLPDQVPIAVRRGRLRALQAVQTEIQKEESEALIGRTLDVLTLGVTAEGLLHGRTRHQAPEVDGEVFLDETEAAPGDILPCEIISTDGVDLVARGRGADEGND
- a CDS encoding radical SAM protein, which produces MPPLMVAADPEGNIFEHPDLEMVGALGSEVVAPGPEELSPLPEGSKFFTIPDSFPVGGDPEADELITVEEADWGQGAIPLQAACVFPAPGYTRTLLPFAERNETAPPLPLWAYTALGFDPDSGKFVCAAVEVDDLPRWRPEQFDDRGLPERIAEMKGRHPKNRLVPHLEYCATESHCFAAKNFFQERWEMGIPIAPLCNADCRGCISLQPDGLFPASHPRIPFAPSPEEIAQIAAPHLEGAEKALASFGQGCEGEPLLQAGVIERACRLIREKTGRGTLHLNTNGSLPETIPKLAAAGLESIRISTNSALPEWHRAYYRPEDYGLAEVEACARAAVDAGLYTQLNYLVFPGVTDREAEAEALLAFCERTGLHVLQMKNLCIDPALYLHTLGDAEDKGEAMGIVRLMEILREELPGVALRYFNRPKEEWHLDPRASAPLGEAP
- a CDS encoding maleylpyruvate isomerase family mycothiol-dependent enzyme: MTPDVYLSRVSLVRSETARLLKIWRGFGEDDWKTPSFCPGWDAANVVSHVTTGASFYANSVNRALDGLPPEPLYGKDAKEFHALRRQKGEELMALPRGEMMDAFDSSAAEVQKALERIQAGDLEKLGYHPRGLVRLDAWIGLRLVEMVVHDWDIRRGRDSSARVETQGVEGMLAFIPANQARFFGWREKPPFEGRFLFRSKSPEAAWSLRVSGEKAEESPDTAGAFDAEIGADGEAHLLLIFGRAEREAMKKADRLQVSGNVDLAMKLLDVLYTKY